In Hemibagrus wyckioides isolate EC202008001 linkage group LG12, SWU_Hwy_1.0, whole genome shotgun sequence, the genomic stretch ctatctatctatctatctatctatctatctatctatctatctatctatctatctatctgtctatctatctatctatctatctatctatctatctatctatctctctgtctgtctgcctgtctgtctatctatctatctatctatctatctatctatctatctatctatctatctatctatctctctgtctgtctgtctgtctgtctgtctgtctgtctatctatctatctatctatctatctatctatctatctattaaacaACACACTAGTGCCGATGGACTCTGCGCTctgattgtctgtctatctatctatctatctatctatctatctatctatctatctatctatctatctatctgtctgtctgtctgtctgtctgtctgtctgtctgtctgtctgtctatctatctatctatctatctatctatctatctgcctgcctgcctctgtatgtctgcctatctatctatctgtctatctatctgtttatccgtctatctgtctatctatctatgtctgtctatctagcaatcaatctatctatctatctatcaatctgtctgtctgtctgtctatctatctatctatctatctatctatctgtctgtctgtctgtctgtctgtctgtctgtctgtctgtctatctatctatctatctatctatctatctatctatctatctatctatctatctatctatctgtctgtctgtctgtctgtctgtctgtctgtcttgtctatctatctatctatctatctatctatctatctatctatctctctgtctgtctgtctgtctgtctgtctgtctatctatctatctatctatctatctatctatctatctatctatctatctatctatctatctatctatctatctattaaacaACACACTAGTGCCGATGGACTCTGCGCTctgattgtctgtctatctatctatctatctatctatctatctatctatctatctatctatctatctatctatctatctatctatctatctatctatctatctatctattaaacaACACACTAGTGCCAATGGActctgcgctctgattggtcaggaggtgttgatgaattctctGTAACAGTTGCACTGACTGtagcacagctttatattaatgcactcgctctAGTACGTtatggttgccatagtaacaactcatCTGCACAGGcgtgtatggaaggagtctccagtttcagagctTTGgatatgtgtttttttcttattaagtGGTATAAGAGGCGTAGCAGCCTTCAGCTTCCTGTAAGAGCGAGATCTTATTTCCTGTAGTGCACTCAGACAGGAAGCCGGCGTCACGCAGTAATGttcttctgttctttctctTAGTTCAGATGATCATGTGATTTTGAAGTGAAAGTGGAGTTGCTCATGCGGAGATGTGGGGGTGTGGTCTGAGGAGCAGATCTGTGTTGATTTGGTTTATTAAAAGCAGAGATTGAGGTCAGAGATGGATGTCTAACACTCCACATTACACAGCCTGTAATTACATCAGGAAGCTTTCAGTGGCTTCTCGCTGAAAGCCTGGGTGAAGCTCAGGGCCAGCGCTAAACCGCAACATGATCACTCCGTAGGGACCCTACAGCTCTCTGCTCCAGCTTTCCTTACACTTAACAGCCATGATTCCAGCACCAGCGGGGTGTCCAGGGCGGAGTGTAGGGTTCACtctgatcagccaatcacagcccAGATCACCACCCTGATTATCCAGCATCAGCGAACTGACCCCTGAAccccagagctgctgttaatgATGCAGTTTAGCTAGCATTCGCTGTCCTGCTACACAACATGGCTACTTCCTCTCAGCATGTTCCTGTTTAGTCCCAGTATACCCCTCTGTGgatgagctgttaccatagcaaccataACCTATTAGAATaagtgctttaatataaatctgtgcTTAGAGAGCATTAATCAacgaccaatcagagtccagaactttGCAGCGCTGTGGAGTGAAGTGACTCTAACGAGGATTTAACATGTAACGCGTGCTGTactgaagagggagagagagagagagacagagagagatacagaacgagagacagcgagagagacagagaaacggagagagagatagaaagagagagagacagagaaagagagagagacagagaagaatgTCTGAAGAATGAAGATCTCATATCACAgcagtgacatcatcatcatcatcatcatcatcatcacatcaaaTAAATCTTCACTTctggtttctgttttgtttggtcAACATGCTGCAGTATGCTCAGTATCAGAGGCTTccggatgcacacacacacacacacacacacacacacacacacacacacacacatacacacacacacacacacacacacacatacacacaacacacacacacacacacacacatacacacaacacacacatacacacacacatacacacacacatacacacacacacacacacatacacacacacacacacacacacatacacacacacacatacacacaacacacacatacacacacacacacacacatacacacacacacacacacacatacacacacacacacacacacatacacacacacacacatacacacacacacacacacatacacacacacacacacacatacacacacacatacacacacacacacatacacacacacacacacacacacacacatacacacacacacacacaccggctcttCCAGTTGGACAGCTTCGGGCCTGGAATCTGAGCGTCATCACGGTGTTTACAGTAACCTCTCGGAACACCAGACATCCACTCCCACTCAGCTTCAGCCataaaatcacatttatttcatttccatcTTTAAACACGGATCAGTAAGAGCGACTCGGCCTCGTTCCAATATCAGAACAAGCGCCCTTAAACAAAGTGCACAGAGTGCAGACTGAGTCCCGGGGAGATGagcacagagctgtgtgtgagctctggtgGAGGGTTCTGACATGGCATGATGATCCCAAACACCTGAAGAGACAccaggaggaggaaggagatgAAGATtcagtaaacacaaacacaagctaAATATTTAgtctaattattttaaataaagacattttggGTGAGAAAGAAATCAAGAAATCAACATGAAGCAGTTGCATCGTTTGATAtattctggatttttttctgaTCTTCTGAAGACAACGTTGGTCAAATacaccttattattattattattattattattattattattattattatttcctcaGAGTGCAATTGTCACTCCATTTGGAACAAAGTTCTAATCACATCTGTTCATCTGGACCTTACCTCTGTGTTAAACGGTGATGTCCACTTCATAGGGCCCCTAAAGTGCTTGATTTCTCCCCTTCGCTGGTAAACTCTGACAGTCCCCCAAATCCCCAATCCCTCGGTCTTATCCTAATCCCTCTTTCCCCCTCTTTCACTCCGTCCACTCCGTCAGTCCAGGAGCTGGTGGTACGGCACGTTGAGGTTCCCTAAGTACCAAAAGATCCAGAAGATGAGgctgaggaagatgatgatgggtCCCGAGAGCACGAAGAAGTCCCAGAAGCTGAGCGGCGCAAAGATGCCGAGCAGGAACAGGACGAGACCGGCCACGTCCAGGACGACGGCCAGGAGGAAGAAGCCGAAGCAGCGTCCGACGTACGCGGTGCAGTCCATGGCTCCGGCGCTCGGAGATCTCAGTGTGGGTTACAGAGCGAAGACGCCACGCATTCCTGCACTGGATTAACGAGTCTGACTGCTACGCTGCTGTGAGCTGTCCTCGCCCTGTGTGACGACATCATGCCAcgttaacacacaacacacacacacacacacatacacacaacacacacacacacacaaacacttataaAAATGTCTCTGACTGATAATCCTGAAGATTTACAATCCTAAATCCTGAACTGAgctcaaacacaccaacacacccacacatccgTCAcgagggaagtgtgtgtgtgtgtgtgtgtgtgtgtgtgtgtgtggtagaacagaaacacacactattgTGTAATAAAGGGAGTAAAAGAACAGAACCTGAGACACACCAGAGTAACACAatctctaacacactgaacattacaaCAAAAGCAGCTGGAATAAAGCAGAACATCAACCCTCTGGTGCATGATGGGAATTCCAGCATCTCTGTGGAAGACCCTGGGTCCAGGCTGAGGGTCTGCTGCAGCAGGACCACAAAATAACCACAGCACAGAGCAGTGGAGACTGTCGGTCAGTGGGATATGACCTGTAACAGGAGTCcagtgattacagtgtggtctCCAGCTCGGGGTCACTGTGGCTGATTCATGGAAACTGTGGGTTTAATATAACTGGAAATCACACTAAAGGATTCATTATAACACCACTCTTACTCCAGGTTCTCATctctctaaaccctgctcttaccCCAGGTTCTCATctctctaaaccctgctcttaccCCAGGTTCTCATctctctaaaccctgctcttaccCCGGGTTCTCATCTCTCTAAACCACACTCTTACCCCAGGTTCTCATctctctaaaccctgctcttaccCCAGGTTCTCATctctctaaaccctgctcttaccCCAGGTTCTCATctctctaaaccctgctcttaccCCAGGTTCTCATCTCTCTAAACCACACTCTTACCCCAGGTTCTCATCTCTCTAAACCACACTCTTACCCCGGGTGTAAGAggccacttatacacacacacacacacacacacacacacacacactcacgcacacacacacactcacacacactcacacacacacacacactcactcacacacacacagacacacacacacactcacatacacacacacacagacactcacacacacacacactcactcacacacacacacactcacacacacacactcacacacacacacacacacacactcactcacacacacacacacacacacacagacactcacatacacacacacagacactcacacacacacacacacacactcactcacacacacacactcacacacacacacacacccacacacacacacacacactcccacacacaaaaaacagagtggaaatatttctgtaattatatttatttattctttttttaagtaaacaagaagatatttatttatttacacaaatcaTCTGTATATTTATACAAGTCATTGcactttaattaaataattgatttgtatgttgtgtgagtgtgtgtgttgtgtgtgtgtgtgagtgtgtgtatgtgagtgtgtgtgtgtgatgaaataaagtgacagagtgaaacaaataaataaataaataaagtgaaatagAGTAAAAGGTGAGTGATGAAATCGAGAGGTCATCTACGCTGGTGATTGTCCAGAACACACTGAAACCAAAGACCAGTTTTTCATTAAAACCTGTCTGACCACTCTCACTTATTgtctctcacttcctctctctctctctctctctctctctcgctctctctctctccctctctctctctctctctctctctctctctctctctctctctctctctctctctctccctctctccctctctctctctctcatgtaaaCACGTTTGCATCCAGGCTCGGCCGGTTTGACTGCGAAATCCTCTCGCTGGAGCAAAActcacagaacaaacacacacacacaaagaacataaaggacacacacacaacacacacagtcactgaaGCTCTGAGAATAAAAGCTTTAgaggagaaaacaaacacaaacttccCCTGACAGACAGAATGTGTAcctgatacagtgtgtgtgtgtgtttaagagagagagagagagagagagtgtgttatgtgtgcattcatatgtgtgtgtgtgtgtttgtgtgtgtacagttcaCACAGTTGTGCAGTCTTGGCAGAAACAGAGTGAAATAAAGTGACCATAAATTAAACACGATGTCTCTTTTCCACGCCAAATCCTCCCGGgatcctccacacacacctgaaaacacaaacagaccggtttaatacacacacacacatacatacattatcacacacacacacacgtatcactcacacattattatacacacgtactctctctctcacacacacacacacacacacacacatacattatcacacacacacacacgtatcactcacacattattatacacacgtactctctctctcacacacacacacacacacgtatcactcacacattattatacacacgtactctctctctctcacacacacacacacacacgtatcactcacacattattatacacacgtactctctctctcacacacacacacacacacgtatcactcacacattattatacacacgtactctctctctcacacacacacacacacacgtatcactcacacattattatacacacgtactctctctctcacacacacacacacacgtatcactcacacattattatacacacatactctctctctcacacacacacacacacacacatacattatcacacacacacacacgtatcactcacacattattatacacacgtactctctctctcacacacacacacacacatatcactcacacattattatacacacgtactctctctctcacacacacacacacacacatatcactcacacattattatacacacgtactctctctctcacacacacacacacacacacacacgtatcactcacacattattatacacacatactctctcacacacacacacacacacatatcactcacacattattatacacacgtactctctctctcacacacacacacacacacatatcactcacacattattatacacacgtactctctctcacacacacacacacacacacatatcactcacacattattatacacacgtactctctctctcacacacacacacacacgtatcactcacacattattatacacacatactctctcacacacacacacacacacacacgtatcactcacacattattatacacacatactctctctcacatacacacacacacacacacacgtatcactcacacattattatacacacatactctctcacacacacacacacacacacacgtatcactcacacattattatacacacatactctctcacacacacacacacacacacacgtatcactcacacattattatacacacatactctctctcacatacacacacacacacacacacgtatcactcacacattattatacacacatactctctctcacatacacacacacacacacacacgtatcactcacacattattatacacacatactctctcacacacacacacacacacacacacacacacacacacacacacgtatcactcacacattattatacacacatactctctctcacatacacacacacacacgtatcactcacacattattatacacacatactctctcacacacacacacacacacacacacgtatcactcacacattattatacacacatactctctcacacacacacacacacacacacgtatcactcacacattattatacacacatactctctctcacatacacacacacacacacacacgtatcactcacacattattatacacacatactctctcacacacacacacacacacacgtatcactcacacattattatacacacatactctctctcacatacacacacacacacacacacgtatcactcacacattattatacacacatactctctcacacacacacacacacacacgtatcactcacacattattatacacacatactctctcacacacacacacacacacacacacacgtatcactcacacattattatacacacatactctctcacacacacacacacacacatacattatcacacacacacacacacgtatcactcacacattattatacacacatactctctcacacacacacacacacacatacattatcacacacacacacacacacacacacgtatcactcacacattattatacacacatactctctctctctcacacacacacacacacacacatacattatcacacacacacacacacacacgtatcactcacacattattatacacacatactctctctctctcacacacacacacacacacatacattatcacacacacacacacacgtatcactcacacattattatacacacatactctctcacacacacacacacacacacacacacgtatcactcacacattattatacacacatactctctctcacacacacacacacacacacatacattatcacacacacacacacacacacacacacatacattatcacacacacacacacgtatcactcacacattattatacacacatactctctctctctcacacacacacacacacacacgtatcactcacacattattatacacacatactctctctctctctcacacacacacacacacacgtatcactcacacattattatacacacatactctctctcacacacacacacacacacacacacgtatcactcacacattattatacacacatactctctctcacacacacacacacacacacacacacacgtatcactcacacattattatacactcatactctctctcacacacacacacacacacacacacgtatcactcacacattattatacacacatactctctctcacacacacacacacacacgtatcactcacacattattatacacacatactctctctcacatacacacacacacacacgtatcactcacacattattatacacacatactctctctcacatacacacacacacacacgtatcactcacacattattatacacacatactctctctcacacacacacacacacacacatacattatcacacacacacacacatacattatcacacacacacatacattatcacacacacacacacatacattatcacacacacacatacattatcacacacacacacacatacattatcacacacacacatacattatcacacacacacacacatactcttacacacacacacttgatcaGTACTGTGTAATATCTGAGATgtaacactatgtaacaaaattttttttgttcctgagaaataagtgttatttccccattctttgtgactcaaataaagagaaataatcttagccatgaaagtttgggttagggttagggcagTTTTGGGCAGTTTATTTTAGTAAAATGAGTTAATATTCAGGTTTTCGTTCTTTTAaaaacccaaacccaaacttcaaggggcttaatggctattttttttttcattttccatcaagagtaattggaaaatatcattcactacccaggaagATAAATCCTGTTACAGTGTTATTAATGGGAATAAAATCTTCAGCTCCAGCTGGAACAAAGTAAACTCTCTATGTGAAAATCTGAAGCAGGAATCTGTGTGAACTCTGAACTGCTCTGAATTCTACCCTAATGAAACATCATGGAGTCTGGACACTCGCTCCTCTCACTGTCCGGTGTCCGAATGAAGTGTCAGGGCTTTACTCAGGGCTTCCcgctgcaggagtgtgtgttctgttacaCTGCTGTAAGAGCAGCAAGACGAATGACTCCAGCTGACCACTGCACTGACCATCCATCTGAAGTGACCTGATACTTAGAGAGAAGTTTTAGAGAAGTTCTGgcctggtcatgtgacctactgGTGATCGAACAGAGCCACGCCCCTTACACGCCCCTCACTACACACGTCCTCCAGCAGTGTTATGTCACACACCTGCTTCTGGACAGTGAACGGTGCATTTCTGTAGTTCCAGGCATCAGGGTTGTGCTGTGCTGTCGCCATGGCAACATACCAGTTCTGTTTGTATAGGTTTTATCATCACATAACAGTGTTATGGATGTCATGCTGTCACCTTGGCAACACGCTACTCTTGTACTTATAGTTCATGTATGTGCTGTAGATGCAACGTGTAAGGCTATCACCATGGAAACACACCATCGTTGTTTTAACAGCTATGTACCATGTCATGCTGTCACCATGGCAACTATTCTGTAGCGTCAGCTGTGCGGCATAGACACacgtaaccatggcaacaacaTTGTCGGTCCTCGTGCCGGTTTTACCACCAGGTATGCAGCGTGTGATgctgtcaccatggcaacataCCACTTCTGTTTTCCTGTTTCAAACATCGCACCAGCCGTGCGGTACAAACACGcgtcaccatggcaacacatTTTCAGCCTTTGTACAGACTCTCACGCCAGCAATGCAAGTGATGTCTTTGTTCTTATAATTTTACCATCAGATAGATATGCACCATGTGACGCTATCGCCATGGCAACGTGCTACACTTGGTCTGCTACGACATACGTCACGTTCCTGGGTGTGCCAcgtgctacacaaacacaaccttcTCTACAAACATCTTCAATTTGCATCTTTTCTTTACATTCCACTTCACAGATtggttacagtgtgtgtgtgtgtgtgtgtgtgtgtgtgtgtgtgtgtgtgagagagatgacgGTGCTGAAACTGATGGAAATGTCAAATGAAATCTAATCTGACTCTTCACACTAAAGTCACGTGACCACGTATCAGCTACGTATCAATATTTCAGCAACTCCAGTAGACCTGGAAGAACGTCATGTGGAAAACGTTCACACAAAACATCTGAGGAGGAAAAAGTCACACAGTCTCTACTTTTACTCACCAAAATAACAGAGTTAACTCTACAGAGGAGCACagagacgatgatgatgatgttgatggagttatttgttattattattattattagaacacacactttattttcaGACCTGCTTCATCAGTACAGCCTTTAATGTTATGAGCAGTAATAACTCCAGCAGCAGTGCATGTAATTATGTGCTAATAAAGTGtcttgcattattttttattaatatgtgtgtgtaataaaatcaaatcaaatcctttcacttaattcaattctattttctaacaaatgtttttttttagatttttttttacagaatatttGTGTATTCTAATCTTATTATAATATACAgtcttattaaaaaaatctacaacCCTTACTGAACcagaaatgttttgaaaaatgtttgtattattatttctaatatttttagACTCACTTACAAGAATATGTAActgtttgttatatttattccaccactttatatttataattatttataaataggcccacattaattaattaattaattaatttattaatttattaatttatttatttattattattttttaatttcatttcttttacattacatctttttcatttttcactctAACATGTAGCAGTGTATTTTATATGCGGATCCCAATGTTATATTTCCTTTCTCCTActtgatttgtatttttttaatcattattttttgaGATTAAAATAGATTTGAATcctctctcatctcctcaggctCTTACTCTGACAGAACCTTCAGAACAGGTTCTAGGTGGAACCCTAAACCTGAAGAGTCTCCCTatccaaaacatttttaaataaaaagttatttaGTAAATGAGAAGCAGGCTGCTCTTGATACAGCTcacgtgatgatgatgatgatgatgaaggtgaactCGCCTGTTCTCAGACCGTCTCGTTTTCCGTAGGTTCGTACGCTTCGTTGGTGTAAGCAGCATTTTTCTCGCTCTTtcctccatcatcctcttcctcctgctcccccacctccaccttctccacctcctcttcctcctgctcccccacctccaccttctccacctcctcttcctcctgctcccccacctccacctcctcttcctccatctcCTGCTCGTCTTGCTGGGTTTTCCTGCTCTCTCCTCTCCACCGCACCGTGCTCACGCGCTCGGTCAGTTTCCTGGTGATCCGCCCGAAGCCGGCGCGCTTCC encodes the following:
- the LOC131362469 gene encoding zinc finger E-box-binding homeobox 1-like; translation: MRSSHSPESSVACSFLTAPADVAEAFSGFSLKAWVKLRASAKPQHDHSVGTLQLSAPAFLTLNSHDSSTSGVSRAELPKDPEDEAEEDDDGSREHEEVPEAERRKDAEQEQDETGHVQDDGQEEEAEAASDVRGAVHGSGARRSQCGLQSEDATHSCTGLTSLTATLL
- the LOC131362788 gene encoding transmembrane protein 238-like, whose product is MDLKRIIGQCAPLFFLAVTFDLVGFLVLLVGLAASPRIGDRVYGDFLAITGAILMFFGLGMWVLWYAGNLGADGKRAGFGRITRKLTERVSTVRWRGESRKTQQDEQEMEEEEVEVGEQEEEEVEKVEVGEQEEEEVEKVEVGEQEEEDDGGKSEKNAAYTNEAYEPTENETV